The Dermacentor variabilis isolate Ectoservices chromosome 4, ASM5094787v1, whole genome shotgun sequence genome contains the following window.
acttgtgctgttgtttgctgCAAAGTGTCAACATGTTTTGGGTGttgcagcctttgtcaggcaagaatactgccttttgctgcagctcctgagacagctgtatgtctcaaacaacaaataaatgaaatgaaatgaaataatggCAGAAATGTTTTTTCACATTTCGGCTGTCGTAAGCCGCTGCGATAAAAAAAGTTctgtagtagcaacagacatttCTTCATTGCAATATGTTATGTTAACGTCACAGCACTGCAAGCATATATGGGCACGACAAGGCCGTTTTGTTGTAAACTACCAAAATTATGTCGTTGCAAGAAGAGCACGGGAAATTTTGTTATATTCCGCTATAGTGCCTGCCGTGTTACTCAACTCGGGAGCACAGATCCAAATGCGCTCCCCTGAGGATGCAACTTCCGGCGAAATTTTTGAGAGAAGTTGGCGAGAAATCTATAGGCTAAAATAACGTTTGTGTTccacaaataaaaaacaaaagattCCCGCAGGAACTCCTTTgcgagttgtctaagtatgcgcaagcactgtgtcacttgctcatctccacgcatcccggtatcattatcaatgttatgaaacttgatctgaCCAGTTTAAACCCTCAGATACCCTtgtcggtcgttatcaaccttatcggactcgatccgaACCTTATCCACCGTTCTCGGTCGGTATCGACCTTATCACAATCAATTCGATCCTCATTAACCATTATCGGACATGCTCCGACTCTTATCAACACTTATCGgctcttatcaaccttatcggacttgatctGACCCTTATCAACTATTATAGGCGCTtattaaccttatcagaattgatTCGACCACTATAAGCCCCCTTGTCGCTCTTTTTGTCCCCTTCCGTCCTTTCTTGCTTGTGCTAAGCGACTATAATTTCTTATGATTTACTGGGCAATATGACCCGACTAGAACAGCAACACGTACATCTtgattataagcccttatcgctctttagcaccttatccatccgcgtcgtaccattatcaaccgtgatgagatcCATATAACCTTTCATGACTCCCTGTCACGCTCATCAACTcactgactgcttatctgtctgtgttgcgcgacgtCAGCGTatgagccctcagagatcggtggcGTTTGGGTCGGTGAAGGAATGCCCCAATGGAAGGTGCATtccgcgaccaccgaaacgcatgGGGATGTGGTGTGTCTTCACAAAGTCggaattttcctgatgtctaAAATGCTCAAATTGGGCTCTatgtggtcctagagatggacattattccaccatcaccaaagcTTTCAAGAAAGCCTTCGTAGAAACTGTTTTCCTTATACCTTTGTTTTGTACCACCGGTACAGCACGTTCATATCATTCAGGTGTTTTCACCTTATAACGTTATGCAAGCGTGGGTGTTTAGTCCACTGGTCAAGACACTCGGCCTCCAAGCGTTGGGTCGTAGGTTCGGAACTCACCACtgccaacgtttttcctttcgaatttgtGCTACGAATTTGTGCTATCTTGTGCTACACATTAATTTCTCTACagcgattcgtcttacgtgaccgATGGAGGGGTTTCCTCGTTCGGCATGCAAAGAATTGTTTATGTATTTAAAAGCGCCTAAACAGAAGgcatacacgaaaaaaaaaaaattacaatgcgGTGAAGGAAGCACTTACTCTGAGTGCGTGCAGTGTCCTGTACAACGCCGTCGTGTCAGCATCGGCCGCCCTTTGTTCCCCGGCGCACTCGAGAACGCTGCTGGACAGCGTGTTCACCAGTGCGGCCTGGTCAGCGGTGACGTCCAGCGACTCGCCCTCCTCTTCCACGCCACCGCAGCTGGACTCGTCCTCAATTCCCGTGCATTGCACTAGAGCGGCGGAACAACCCGCCATGTTCGATACGGCCATATCTccctcttttattattattatttgtttgtttcccaACAATGGTTCTTACCCACTACGAGAGACTGGCGAAGAAGTAGGCGGTTTTACAAGTGTGTTTTTTAAATACCTTTATAACCAAAATAATACTTAGAATATTAGAGTATGATTggcaacacacacaagaaaaatgcCGCAATGAGAAGACAGCTATAATGAAtcttgaaataaaaataatttaaatcaagaaataaaaataaagaatcaGTACATAATTTGGGAAATGTAAGTTGGTAAGTGGTTGCAACGAAGGCGACCCTGTGATTGAATTCCCATGAAGATGTCCCAAAGGAGAGAAGGGCTGGCGAAGTTAGCGTTAGCTCAAATGAGCAAAATGGAATTCATTGTGTTGAAAATCGGTGGCTGAATAGATAGGTGCTCAGTAGATCCAGGTGCATTGCAAGAACAACGCAAAGATAAGAGTCATCGCTTTACCATTTGGATATAAAAAATTTAACTGCGGAATACAGCAGCGCAATTCTTTAAACGAAATTTTAAATTACCTTGAGGAACCCCAATTATTGTTCCAAAATGTTGACGTCAACATTGATGTCGTTAATGCCAATGGCCATGAGAAATACTCGCCCGGAAggattctcttcttttttttccgtccCTGACTACACAAGAAATAGGGACCGAGGGCTGTGTGGCTGTTTATACTTCGTAGTCAACTGGGCGAAAACCGGACGGCAGTGTGAAGCAACAGAAAAGAATCGTACGTGGACATAGTCAGCCGAAATATAATGAAATATTGGCAAGGGGGGTTGTGCGTCGAAGAAAGCCGTATTCGAATGTGAATTAAGGTAGGGAAAAATTAGAAATCTTTGTTTAATGAAGTGAAGAAAAATGGGAAAGCGAGTTCTCCTTTTCGATCCATGCTCCTAAGTTAATTTTCCTTTTGTATTTGTTGACCCCAGCTAAAAACCTATTCAAATGTTCTCATAACGCTTACATTTCTTTCGTCATTGCTAGAATTTTGCAATTGTGATAACGTATATTATCATGTTGTACTACATACTCGATTCCTAATGAATAtgtatttttaattattttaaacGTACGAGAACAGGGGAGATGGGCCTCTTTAAGGCGGGCTATTCCAATATTTCGAGTACACTACTGAGATATAAACAAAGAAGGAAAGTAAACAACAAGAAAATTTTTTAAAGGAATCCACATCAACAAATATCAATATGGCACTATAGATACGTCAACACAAGTCCCAGCAAACAAATAGTGTGACTATATGGGCATCACCATACATCGGAAGCACGGACCAGTATATGAAAACATTGACCATCGCTTCTCTTGATGGTCATGgggtcacacacaaacacacacacacacacacacacacacacacacacacacacacacacacacacacacacacacacacacacacacacacacacacacacacacacacacacacacacacacacacacacacgcacgcacacgcacacgcacacgcacgcacacacacacacacacacgcacacgcacacacacacgcacacacgcacacgcacacacacacgcacgcacgcacacgcacgcacgcacgcacacacgcacacgcacacacacacacacgcacacacacacacacacacacacacacacacacacacacacacacacacacacacacacacacacacacacacacacacacacacacacacacacacacacacacacacacacacacgcacgcacgcacgcacacgcacacacacacacacatacacgcacgaacgcacgcacgcacgcacatacacgtgTGAACGAAGCCTGCGGGATTATTCTATATGACCAATTTCACGCGTGAATATTGAAATAGAGGGCACATGATTAGGAATTTCTCATTACTTTCCCATATTTAAGGCATTTCTGACGCACCCCCTACCTGCCTCGCCATCTCTTACTTCGAGCTTCAAACAACACAGAAAAacaatatctaaaaaaaaaagcaagacaggAAATCCGACAGTTATTTTCAAGCGACAGttctcgctttttctttctttcgcctgTGCTTCCCGCATGTGTGAAGGCATGAACCGTCTGCAAATTTAAGATCACAAAAGCAAGAACAACGCAATAACCAAGCTGCACAACAACATAAGCACCAAAAGAAATTAGCATGGTCAGAGTGGAAAGCGGACATATTTACCTGACTAGCTCTGAGAAAAATCGATCTCCAGCTATCAGCAGAATTGGGTAATTGAGGTAGAACGCGGGCGACTGGGAGCTCGTTCACGCAATGAATTGCTCTTCGGAAGTAAAGTTTAACGGCGgccattatttttgtcttctaaTATATTGTTTTGTGCAGAGAAATGTCTATGTCAGGGACGAAGAAGGTACGGACAATTGCTTCGCTGAACGGCCCGTTATAGCGATGTAAGGTGCATTAAAACCGGAGGTCGAAGTACAATATAGTATGGAATAAAACAGCGAGCAGGAGCGCCAACGAATAATTTCGTTTTCTGAGTTCAAATATCCTGTCACAGCCTTCTTCCCGGTAGTTTGCGATTGCGTGAGCGGAAGTGGACACTGCGCGATCCGCTCTCGCGTTGCACAACGCGGAACATATGTCAGTGTTCATTCAAGCTGCGGAAGCGCGACTGCATGGCGCGACAGACCTTCCGCCACGCTAGCGCCGACGTTGAGCGCCAGACGATACAGCAGGTATGCGTATACAAATGCAGAGGGCGCTGACGCGACGGATGGCGGAAACGCCATCGAGTGGAAGTCAAAAGGAAAGCGTCACGCGATGCCTCCGCAGCGTGCAGCCAGATGCGCGAGCTTCGGTTTGACTTTTGGCTTTCCGGAATTTCGTCTTCCCGGCGACTGAAGCGGTGGGCATCCTGCAGGAAACAGAGCGGCATCCTGCTCCACCTTGAGCGAAGGGACGGGTTGAATGAGTTTCAGCGTTGTCTGGCTCCGCTTCATGTGGTTCGttcacgtgtgtgtgtgagctcacgcacgcacgcactcacgcacgcagtTAAACGTAGTCAAcctataccaactcgcccaattttctgttccgataaaacacagaaacaatatAGTTTCGACACCCTGCGTCGAGCGTTCTTGCATTACGCCCTCACCAGCATGCGAACGCTGATAATCAACCCGACGACCTCGCGCTCaaaagaacatgaaaaaaaaaagaaagaaaaatgctgcCGCAAATATTAATTAGAACAGAAAATATTGTTTTCTACAATGCAGTGAGGGCGAGGAAAAGGCAGATGGAGACATAAGACGTCAGCACAAGGCCAGTTAACGTCAGTAGTTTTGCAAAGGTAATTGAATCCCCGAAGTTTTGTACGTCTTTGACAAAGGGCCGATTCTTCTGTAGTGCCGTGAGCAGACCGAGCAATGTTGTAGCTGTGGTCGCTATCCACGATGTCGCACTACCGTCACCTGGAAGCCTCTGAAAAATGACATGAGGTCTTCTGTCGGGCAAAATAACGGAAATCTCTTTCGCCGCGAAAGTAACATGCCTGTCTTTTCTTCATTCCTCGCCTCCCGTTATGCCACCTTTCCCTTTTTGATGGCGGCGTTTGAGTGTTTGAGATTTGGTATGCACTATTTGTCGACGTTGTTATTCTTACAAAGTGATAGCCGAAAGCATCAACTGATGTTTTAAACTCGTTTATTATTTTCCcttattttacttttctttctgtgATCTTTGTATGGCTGTGCTCGTcgcttttttgttatttatttttctagttCTTGTTTTGCTTTATATGTCCTACTTCTTTGTGACATTTAAACCCTTTGCTCTTGCGTTGCGGTCCTTTAATTTCTTTCCCCTTCTTAAGTTTCCACggttgcttaattttttttttaatttgctttgTACATGTGGGATATGAAGCGTGTGAGTGTCGCACGATGGGGAACTGGGcccaatatattaaaaaaaaaaaaagctgttccgagagaattgttcgtaagagaaagcTCCAGTCAATCTTGATGCTGCAcataatattagcgaaggcggccggccaatggaaaAAAGCACTCACGAACTAAAAGCTTGGCGGATTAGGCCGCTGCAGTTATATAGGGAGCTGGGCATAGTCTAGCTGCGGCTTCGCAGCTTTTTCCTGTTACCCGCATTCTTTCCTCGAACCAAATAAAACTTTTGATTTACCTCTTGGTTTATTGACTTCAAGCATATCGATGTTAGCCGCGGGGTTGATAGTAAACAGTACCACCTTCGAATCACAGGACGCGATCAATCTGCGAGATTGTCTTTCATCGATGAGGCTAAGTGCGGCACGAAGAGCTGCAAGATCTTACGCCGTCGA
Protein-coding sequences here:
- the LOC142577913 gene encoding uncharacterized protein LOC142577913, which encodes MAVSNMAGCSAALVQCTGIEDESSCGGVEEEGESLDVTADQAALVNTLSSSVLECAGEQRAADADTTALYRTLHALRVVPAPLKKPRLPLHRPPRAPALSEADGGTALSQDRQFT